A window from Festucalex cinctus isolate MCC-2025b chromosome 4, RoL_Fcin_1.0, whole genome shotgun sequence encodes these proteins:
- the pepd gene encoding xaa-Pro dipeptidase: MAAAPQPVFWLGNDTLRVSAELFAENRRRLCSGLRAVECVESCSIVMLQGGEQQQRHCTDTDLLFRQESFFHWAFGVTEADCYGAIEVDSGKSFLFVPKLPASYATWMGEIYSKDHFRKKYAVDEVHYTADVAEVLSNLKPAVVLTLRGQNTDSGSVSREASFEGISQFKVNNTLLHPVIVECRLIKTDMELEVLRYTNRVSSEAHKIIMKSVKPGQKEYEMESLFQHYCYTKGGMRHTSYTCICGTGNNASVLHYGHAGAPNDKTIVDGDMCLFDMGGEYYCYSSDITCSFPANGKFTADQRAIYEAVLKSSITVMAAIRPGVKWTDMHRLADRVHLEELVKVGILKGSVEDMMKVHLGAVFMPHGLGHLLGIDVHDVGGYPEGVERINEPGLKSLRMGRLVRERMVLTVEPGIYFINHLLDQALKDPAQSCFINNQVLGRFRGFGGVRIEDDIAVTADSIELLTCVPRTVDEIEAFMSTPDKPFSPLVASQKF; this comes from the exons ATGGCTGCAGCTCCGCA ACCGGTTTTCTGGCTGGGTAATGACACCCTCCGAGTGTCCGCCGAGCTTTTCGCGGAGAACCGCCGGCGTCTGTGCAGCGGGCTGAGGGCCGTAGAGTGTGTGGAGTCCTGCTCGATTGTGATGCTGCAGGGCGGCGAGCAGCAGCAGAGGCACTGCACCGACACGGACCTCCTTTTCAGGCAG GAGTCTTTCTTCCATTGGGCTTTTGGGGTGACTGAGGCTGACTGCTATGGGGCCATTGAAGTGGACTCGGGGAAATCCTTCCTGTTTGTTCCGAAACTGCCTGCAAGCTACGCCACTTGGATGGGAGA GATCTATTCCAAAGACCACTTCAGGAAGAAGTATGCTGTTGATGAGGTGCACTATACCGCTGAT GTTGCTGAAGTCCTGAGCAACCTGAAACCAGCCGTCGTCCTCACACTG CGAGGACAGAACACAGACAGCGGGAGCGTCAGCCGTGAAGCCTCGTTTGAAGGAATTAGCCA GTTCAAAGTGAACAACACATTGTTGCACCCAGTCATTGTGGAATG CCGCCTGATTAAGACGGACATGGAGCTTGAGGTCCTGAGGTACACCAACAGGGTGTCCAGTGAAGCCCATAAGATC ATCATGAAGAGTGTGAAACCTGGACAGAAAGAGTATGAAATGGAAAg CCTGTTCCAGCACTACTGCTACACCAAAGGAGGAATGCGGCACACCTCGTACACGTGCATCTGCGGAAC GGGCAACAATGCTTCTGTTCTGCACTATGGTCACGCCGGGGCTCCCAACGACAAAACCATCGTGGACGGCGACATGTG TTTGTTCGACATGGGCGGCGAATACTACTGCTACTCGTCAGACATCACATGCTCCTTCCCGGCCAATGGCAAGTTCACTGCTGACCAGAGGGCCATCTACGAGGCAGTACTAAAATCTTCCATAACGGTCATGGCCGCCATCAGACCAG GTGTGAAGTGGACCGACATGCACCGTTTGGCTGACCGGGTTCACCTGGAGGAGCTGGTGAAAGTGGGCATTCTTAAGGGCAGCGTGGAAGACATGATGAAAGTCCACCTCGGCGCCGTTTTTATGCCCCACGGTCTGGGACACCTGCTGGGCATCGACGTGCACGACGTGGGCGGTTATCCCGAG GGCGTGGAGCGCATCAACGAGCCCGGGCTAAAGAGTCTGCGGATGGGCCGCCTGGTCCGGGAGCGCATGGTGCTCACCGTGGAGCCTGGCATCTACTTCATCAACCACCTGCTGGATCAGGCCCTGAAAGACCCCGCGCAGAGCTGCTTCATCAACAACCAAGTGCTCGGTCGCTTCAGAGGCTTTGGCGGG GTCCGCATTGAGGATGACATCGCCGTCACCGCGGACAGCATTGAGCTGCTTACCTGCGTCCCGAGGACCGTGGACGAGATTGAGGCCTTTATGAGCACCCCGGACAAACCTTTCAGCCCGCTTGTTGCCAGCCAAAAATTTTGA